The DNA segment TTGGTTACGCTCATGGTTCGCGAACTACCCGAACTGCAGGGAACCATGGGTGAGTTGTACGCTAAACACGACGGCGAACCCGAACCGGTTGCGCGTGGGATAGGGGAGCAATATCTGCCTCGCGGACAAACATATCCGCGGACAGACGTCGGTACTTACCTAGCGCTGCTGGATAAGGCGGATACATTGATCGGAGCTTTGGCCGCTGGCTTGACCGTAAGTGGTTCGGAAGACCCGTATGGATTCAGACGCGCCGCCAATGGCATCGTTCAGATAATCCTTTTCCGCCGAATTCATTTTAGTGCACGTAGGCTAGTATCTGCCGTCCTAGACGTTCACGGTCTCGAAGATCAAGAGCTGCGGAACTCGGTTTCGGGAACGGCATTGGATCTCTTGCTGCAACGTTTTCGCACGGAGATGACACTTCAACAGAGGGGCCTAAGTTACGACACTGTGGATGCCGTTCTTGCATCTGCTTCGGACGACTTGACCGACGCAGAAGCACGAGCCTGGGCGCTGCAGGTCTTTCGGAACCGCCCCGAGTTTCTTAAACTCTATACTGCATTTGATCGCGCCTCACGCATATTGCCGAGTGGCTTCGCTGGCGAGATTCGTGATTCGCTCCTGACGGCACCCGCAGAGGTTCAACTTCTTGATGCTTTGCGGAATCCAGACTTGCTTAAGACTGCGGATCGAGTCTCTTCTGTCAGTTCTTGGAAGGCGCTGAACGCCAACCCCAATAAATTGTCAACAGAAAAGGCGAAAGACTACAGTGAAATCCTGCAGCGACTCGCTGCTCTAGCCGGGCCCGTGGATCGATTCTTTAACGATGTACTTGTAATGGATCAAGACATGGCAATCCGCAATAATCGCCTTGCGCTTCTTTCACAAGTCGTACAGTTGGGGCGGTTAATCGCGGACTTTTCCTTACTGGTAGTCAGCGACGCGGCGCGTGAAGGAAAGCCTTCTCCCGTTCCCCAAAGATGAAAAGGTCGCACATTTCCACGTGAGGTGATCTTGGACATGGCTATTCGTCTTGGTGCGAAACCACGGCGTGGGACCGGGAAGCCCGGCCTGCGGGGGGGTACCCGGGCGCGCACACGCGCCGGGCGAGGCGCCGGCCGCGCGGCCGCGAAGCCGATCTGGCTCTTCGAAGAGGGCAACGCGTCGATGCGCGACCTGCTCGGCGGCAAGGGTGCCGGTCTCGCGGAGATGAGCCGCGTCGGCCTGCCGGTGCCGCCGGGCTTCACGATCACGACCGCGGTCTGCAACGCCTACCTCGCGCGCGGCAAGACGCTCCCGCCGGGACTCATGAACGAGGTCCGGCGGGCGCTCGCGACCGTGGAGCGCAAGATGGGCAAGCGGTTCGGCGATGCCAAGAACCCGCTGCTCGTCTCCGTGCGGTCCGGCGCCAAGTTCTCGATGCCGGGGATGATGGATACGGTCCTCAACCTCGGGCTGAACCCGGAGACCGTGCGCGGGCTCGCGGCGCTCACGGGGAACGAGCGCTTTGCCGAGGACGCCTACCGGCGCTTCGTGCAGATGTTCGGGAAAATCGTGCTCGACGTGCCCGGAGAGAAGTTCGAGCACCTCATCGAGGAGCAGAAGCGCCGGGTCGGGGCGAAGCTCGACACCGATCTGTCCGCGGCGGACCTGCGAGAGCTTGCCGGCCGGTTCAAAGACCTGATCGGGCGGGAGACCGGCGAGACGTTTCCCACGGACCCCTGGCAGCAGCTCGAGAGGGCCATCCGCGCGGTCTTCGATTCGTGGGACGGCAAACGGGCCATCGACTACCGCAACTTCAACAAGATCCCGCACGACCTCGGCACCGCGGTCAACGTTCAGACGATGGTCTTCGGCAACATGGGAGACGACAGCGCGACCGGCGTCGCGTTCACGCGCAACCCCGCCACCGGCGAAAAGGGCCTCTACGGCGAGTATCTGCCGAACGCGCAGGGCGAGGACGTCGTCGCCGGCACCCGGACCCCGCATCCGATCAGCCAGTTGCAGTCCGAGATGCCCGCCGCCTACAAGCAGTTTCTCAAGCTGGCGCAGATGCTGGAGCGCCACTACAAGGACGTTCAGGACCTCGAGTTCACGGTCGAGCGCGGGAAGCTATGGATGCTCCAGACCCGCAGCGGGAAGCGCACCGCTCAGGCGGCTGTGAAGACTGCCGTCGACATGGTCCGTGAGCGCCTGATCACGAAGGACGAGGCGCTCCTGCGTGTCGATGCCGACCAGCTCTATCAGTTGCTGCTGCCTCGCTTTGTTCAGGAGGACAAGGACGCGGCCGACCGCGAGGGTAAGCTGCTCACGCGCGGCCTCAACGCGTCGCCCGGCGCCGCGACCGGCATTGCCGTCTTCGACCCCGATACGGCCGCCGAACGGGGCGGCAAGGGCGAGGCCGTGATCCTGGTCCGGCCCGAGACCAGCCCCGACGACGTTCACGGCATGCTGGTGGCCCGCGGCATTCTCACGGCCCGCGGCGGCGCGACGAGCCATGCGGCGGTCGTGGCGCGCGGCCTCGGCAAGCCCTGCGTCGCCGGCGCGGAGGCCATTCGCGTCGACCTCAACGCGCGCCAGTTCAGCGTGAACGGCCAGGTGATTCGCCAAGGCGACCCCATCTCCATCGACGGGACGACCGGGGAGGTCTTCGGCCGCGCTGTTAAGACGATCGATCCGGACGTCACGAAGGACCAGGACCTCCAGACGCTGCTGGGCTGGGCGGACAAGACGCGCCGGCTCGGTGTGTGGGCGAACGCGGACTACCCGCGGGACGCGGAGCGCGCCCGGGCGTTCGGCGCCGAGGGTGTCGGCCTGTGCCGGACGGAGCACATGTTTTTTGAGGAGGAGCGGCTCCCGATCGTCCGCCGGATGATCCTGGCGGAGACCGACGCGGAGCGGCAGCTCGCGCTCGACGAGCTGCTGCCGGTGCAGCGGCAGGACTTCGTCGGCATCCTGCGCGCGATGGCCGGCCACACGGTCGTCATCCGCCTGATCGATCCGCCGCTGCACGAATTTCTGCCCCACTACGACGAGCTGCTCGTCGAGGTCACGCAGCTGCGGGACCGCGGCAACGATCCCGCGGCGCTGGCCGAGAAAGAGCACCTCCTCCGCGCGGTCCAGGGGATGCGGGAGCAGAACCCGATGCTGGGCCTGCGCGGCATCCGGCTCGGC comes from the bacterium genome and includes:
- the ppdK gene encoding pyruvate, phosphate dikinase, with product MAIRLGAKPRRGTGKPGLRGGTRARTRAGRGAGRAAAKPIWLFEEGNASMRDLLGGKGAGLAEMSRVGLPVPPGFTITTAVCNAYLARGKTLPPGLMNEVRRALATVERKMGKRFGDAKNPLLVSVRSGAKFSMPGMMDTVLNLGLNPETVRGLAALTGNERFAEDAYRRFVQMFGKIVLDVPGEKFEHLIEEQKRRVGAKLDTDLSAADLRELAGRFKDLIGRETGETFPTDPWQQLERAIRAVFDSWDGKRAIDYRNFNKIPHDLGTAVNVQTMVFGNMGDDSATGVAFTRNPATGEKGLYGEYLPNAQGEDVVAGTRTPHPISQLQSEMPAAYKQFLKLAQMLERHYKDVQDLEFTVERGKLWMLQTRSGKRTAQAAVKTAVDMVRERLITKDEALLRVDADQLYQLLLPRFVQEDKDAADREGKLLTRGLNASPGAATGIAVFDPDTAAERGGKGEAVILVRPETSPDDVHGMLVARGILTARGGATSHAAVVARGLGKPCVAGAEAIRVDLNARQFSVNGQVIRQGDPISIDGTTGEVFGRAVKTIDPDVTKDQDLQTLLGWADKTRRLGVWANADYPRDAERARAFGAEGVGLCRTEHMFFEEERLPIVRRMILAETDAERQLALDELLPVQRQDFVGILRAMAGHTVVIRLIDPPLHEFLPHYDELLVEVTQLRDRGNDPAALAEKEHLLRAVQGMREQNPMLGLRGIRLGILFPGIIDMQVRAILEAACILAKQGVKTHPEIMIPLVGHVNELRLVEERVRPLAERVMKEQGIRVVYKFGTMIEIPRACVVAADIAKLAEFFSFGSNDLTQLIFGFSRDDAEGKFLLQYVTRKILPENPFQVLDADGVGVLIDMAVREGRRTRPDIELGICGEHGGDPASIEFCHKVGLSYVSCSPYRVPTARLAAAQAALRERRARAERDK